A window of the Pogona vitticeps strain Pit_001003342236 chromosome 4, PviZW2.1, whole genome shotgun sequence genome harbors these coding sequences:
- the CMPK1 gene encoding UMP-CMP kinase, giving the protein MFCRRCCSSLASAARVSLGTLRLGTASVLSPRRRLLMKPAVVFVLGGPGAGKGTQCARIVAKYGYTHLSAGDLLRDERKRPGSQYGELIENYIKEGKIVPVEITISLLKRVMDETMAANAQKNKFLIDGFPRNEDNLQGWNKTMDGKADVSFVLFFDCDNEICIDRCLERGKSSGRSDDNRESLEKRIHTYLESTKPIIDLYEKMGKVRKVDASKSVDEVFGKVVDIFDKEG; this is encoded by the exons ATGTTCTGTCGTCGCTGCTGCTCCTCCTTGGCTAGCGCAGCTCGTGTCAGCCTCGGGACGCTTCGGCTCGGCACCGCTTCTGTCCTTTCTCCTCGGCGGCGTCTCCTCATGAAACCGGCGGTGGTGTTCGTTCTCGGCGGGCCTGGGGCCGGAAAGGGAACGCAGTGTGCCCGCATTGTGGCG aAATATGGTTACACCCACCTCTCTGCAGGTGATCTTCTTCGAGATGAGAGAAAAAGACCAGGCTCTCAATATGGAGAGCTTattgaaaattatattaaagaagggAAGATTGTACCTGTTGAGATAACAATCAGCTTGTTAAAGAGG GTTATGGATGAAACAATGGCTGCCAATGCACAGAAGAATAAATTTTTAATTGATGGATTTCCCAGAAATGAAGACAACCTACAAGGATGGAACAAAACAATGGATGGAAAAGCAGATGtgtcttttgttctcttttttgatTGTGATAATGAG ATCTGTATTGACCGCTGCCTTGAAAGAGGAAAAAGTAGTGGCAGAAGTGATGACAACAGAGAGAGTTTGGAGAAAAG aATTCATACATACTTAGAGTCTACTAAGCCCATTATAGACCTATATGAGAAAATGGGGAAGGTTAGAAAAGTGGATGCCTCCAAATCTGTTGATGAA GTTTTTGGCAAAGTTGTGGACATCTTTGATAAAGAAGGCTAA